In Uranotaenia lowii strain MFRU-FL chromosome 2, ASM2978415v1, whole genome shotgun sequence, one genomic interval encodes:
- the LOC129749340 gene encoding uncharacterized protein LOC129749340: MRDDLLVMEDLNVQGYRSMPHGQDFEQDHMLLVWERMAQMHACSLELEYKQMNGEKLEPKFSTMMSETTFIRENSWFVVGLEGIFKVALKASKYSNKDEYRTAIESTMLDKMSIVYDLVQPTDCYQCVLVHRDLWFSNIMFQFCENSSNTVDFGQPISCVLLDFQMSRYLPPAVDFWCALYLLTRRKHRDRYYETYVNYYYSKLDEKLRLLNLNIASILPKKQFLETLDHYRLVGLLWSGVLLALVKLPEGFMAELHQEDPAAYHEFGMISRDKLIMEFLQKDPYYRDCLLDSVEETVEYLFGFK, translated from the exons ATGCGTGATGATTTGTTAGTCATGGAGGATCTTAACGTTCAAGGATACCGATCGATGCCACATGGGCAGGACTTCGAACAAGATCACATGCTGCTGGTTTGGGAGCGCATGGCACAAATGCACGCTTGCTCATTGGAGCTTGAATATAAGCAAATGAACGGTGAAAAACTGGAACCAAAATTTTCCACAATGATGTCAGAAACAACTTTTATCCGTGAGAACAGCTGGTTTGTCGTTGGTCTGGAG ggTATTTTCAAAGTCGCTTTGAAagcttcaaaatattcaaataaagacGAATATCGTACAGCTATCGAGTCAACTATGCTGGACAAAATGAGTATAGTCTACGATCTAGTCCAGCCAACTGATTGCTATCAATGTGTACTCGTCCATAGAGATCTTTGGTTCAGTAATATTATGTTCCAGTTTTGTGAAAATTCTTCGAACACTGTAGACTTTGGCCAACCTATCAGTTGCGTTTTGTTAGATTTTCAAATGTCGCGGTATTTACCTCCTGCAGTAGATTTTTGGTGTGCCTTATACCTCCTAACTCGAAGAAAGCATCGGGATAGATATTATGAAACCTACGTGAACTACTACTACAGTAAATTGGACGAGAAACTCAGACTTTTAAACCTGAACATCGCTTCGATTCTACCGAAAAAACAGTTTCTTGAAACTTTAGACCACTATCGCTTGGTGGGACTGCTGTGGTCCGGTGTACTGCTGGCCTTGGTGAAACTCCCGGAAGGTTTCATGGCAGAGCTCCATCAGGAAGATCCAGCTGCGTACCACGAGTTTGGGATGATCAGTAGAGATAAATTGATCATGGAATTCCTGCAGAAAGATCCCTACTATCGTGACTGTTTGCTGGATTCAGTAGAAGAAACCGTAGAGTATTTGTTTggatttaaatag